A single genomic interval of Danio aesculapii chromosome 5, fDanAes4.1, whole genome shotgun sequence harbors:
- the adam28 gene encoding disintegrin and metalloproteinase domain-containing protein 28, producing MAQRHLMLWIFTLCASLDPSVGHIHELHGKIYEIVRPIRLHDLQKRDLQSRPDRVKYAMTLGGKDLEMHLQKNTGMLTKEYSETYYTEDGMLVTTTPEDLDLCYYHGKILNDSDSLVSVSTCDGLRGYFQTAEQRFLIEPLSEDSDGDHAVFKYEDVNEATPRVCGVTNTTWDESGDGVPPRILKARSRSSGPTLFQQQKYNEFFLVADNREYKNLNSDIGKLRKRIFEIINFINNVYKEINTFVALTGFEVWTDSDKITVSAASGATLDSFTKWRNSDLIKRQRHDNAHLLTAIDLDGATVGLAYIGTLCGGLSTGIVQDHNSMATAVGATIAHEMGHNLGMNHDSSSCVCSDSSCIMTAALSYFIPQHFSSCSTGAFVDYLNNKSPECLLNKPQARDLLQPAVCGNGFVEIGEECDCGTVQECKNPCCNATTCKLTVGSQCAAGECCDNCKIMSASHVCRPKVDDCDLPESCTGKSAECPEDVFTVNGVPCKNGKGYCYNGQCPMKEEQCIKMWGPTSVVARDFCYNINTRAEYYAYCKRNGDKYIGCQKQDIMCGKLFCENGNENPNYGRLVTFNNCKATFYGSPEEDYGQVDIGTKCGEGLVCNQNECVDLETAYKATNCSNKCKGHGVCDHRLQCKCEPGWLLPDCDKPADSEGLSKGVIIAISVIVTIVIVILLIGLTVFLCKRRTSTPHSYRSQPRQQKVHVVDIPDLSQQRHTTPNQKPTPVIKPSAPPPPPPYSVHAPHNDFMAARQALRPPTPRV from the exons ATGGCCCAAAGACATTTGATGTTGTGGATCTTCACTCTGTGTGCTTCACTGGATCCCTCAG TTGGTCACATTCACGAACTACATGGCAAAATTTATGAGATTGTACGACCAATCAGATTACATGATCTGCAAAAAAGAGACTTACAG TCAAGACCGGACAGAGTGAAATATGCTATGACGCTGGGTGGTAAAGACTTGGAAATGCATCTCCAGAAAAACAC TGGCATGCTGACTAAAGAATACAGCGAGACCTATTACACTGAAGATGGCATGCTGGTCACAACTACACCGGAGGATTTG GATTTATGCTATTACCATgggaaaatattaaatgacagtgactctttgGTGAGCGTGAGCACCTGTGATGGACTACG AGGCTATTTCCAAACAGCAGAGCAGAGGTTTCTGATCGAGCCGTTGTCTGAAGATAGTGATGGCGACCATGCCGTCTTCAAGTATGAAGATGTAAATGAAGCCACGCCAAGGGTGTGTGGAGTCACCAACACAACCTGGGATGAGAGTGGCGATGGAGTTCCTCCACGCATTCTCAAAGCACGCTCTCGTTCCTCA GGGCCAACTTTATTCCAGCAGCAAAAATACAATGAGTTCTTCCTTGTTGCAGACAACAGAGAG TACAAGAATCTGAACAGCGATATCGGGAAGCTGAGAAAGAGGATATTTGAGATCATCAACTTCATCAATAAT GTATATAAAGAAATCAACACCTTTGTTGCTCTGACTGGATTTGAAGTGTGGACAGATAGTGATAAGATAACAGTGTCTGCGGCTTCCGGAGCAACTTTGGACAGCTTTACCAAGTGGAGAAACAGTGACCTCATAAAACGGCAGCGGCACGACAATGCCCATCTCCTCAC TGCAATTGACCTGGATGGAGCAACTGTAGGTCTGGCTTACATTGGAACTCTGTGTGGAGGACTTTCAACTGGGATTGTTCAG GATCACAACTCTATGGCCACAGCAGTGGGGGCAACTATAGCTCATGAGATGGGGCACAATCTCGGCATGAACCATGACAGCAGCTCCTGTGTTTGTTCTGACAGTTCATGCATCATGACAGCTGCTCTCAG CTATTTCATCCCTCAACACTTTAGCAGCTGTAGTACTGGTGCCTTTGTAGACTATCTGAACAACAAAAGCCCAGAATGCCTTCTAAACAAACCCCAAGCAAGAGATCTGCTTCAGCCGGCTGTATGTGGGAATGGATTTGTGGAGATTGGAGAAGAATGCGACTGTGGAACGGTGCAG GAGTGTAAAAACCCATGTTGCAATGCAACCACCTGCAAACTGACTGTAGGCTCACAATGTGCTGCAGGAGAATGTTGTGACAACTGTAAG ATCATGTCAGCCTCACACGTGTGTCGTCCTAAAGTCGATGACTGTGATTTACCTGAGTCATGCACTGGAAAATCAGCCGAGTGTCCTGAAGATGTCTTTACAGTCAATGGAGTCCCTTGCAAGAACGGGAAAGGCTATTGCTACAATGGCCAGTGTCCTATGAAAGAGGAGCAGTGCATTAAAATGTGGGGACCAA CTTCGGTGGTGGCTCGAGATTTCTGCTACAACATAAACACAAGAGCAGAGTACTATGCTTACTGCAAACGCAATGGAGATAAATATATCGGATGCCAAAAACA AGACATCATGTGTGGAAAGCTGTTTTGTGAAAATGGCAATGAAAATCCCAATTATGGTCGCTTGGTGACATTCAACAACTGTAAAGCCACATTTTACGGCAGTCCTGAAGAGGATTATGGCCAAGTCGACATTGGCACCAAATGTGGGGAAGGGCTG GTTTGTAACCAGAATGAGTGTGTTGACCTAGAGACGGCTTATAAAGCAACAAACTGCTCAAACAAATGCAAAGGCCACGGG GTTTGTGACCACAGACTGCAATGCAAATGTGAACCTGGATGGTTGCTGCCAGATTGTGACAAACCAGCAGACAGTGAGGGTTTGTCTAAAG GTGTGATAATAGCCATTTCTGTGATCGTGACCATCGTGATTGTGATACTTCTAATTGGACTGACTGTCTTCTTATGCAAACGCAGAACAAGCACTCCACATTCATACAG aagCCAGCCAAGGCAGCAGAAAGTTCATGTAGTTGACATCCCGGATCTCAGCCAACAGAGACATACTACGCCAAATCAGAAGCCAACTCCA GTAATCAAGCCCTCAGCACCCCCTCCACCTCCACCCTACTCAGTGCACGCTCCACATAATGACTTCATGGCTGCACGACAG GCTCTTAGACCACCTACTCCAAGAGTGTGA